A single region of the Gossypium arboreum isolate Shixiya-1 chromosome 12, ASM2569848v2, whole genome shotgun sequence genome encodes:
- the LOC108479890 gene encoding multiple organellar RNA editing factor 1, mitochondrial yields the protein MALHPLRLRRTLTTLTTLHRSLSLPTPRVPSLTAPVSNSDLAPPPSSLPSSFSIFQSRWFRSSGGPLSSPRQYKLYKEGDEITEDTVLFEGCDYNHWLIVVDFPKDNKPPPEEMIRTYENICAQGLGISVEEAKKRIYACSTTTYQGFQVLMSEEESEKFNDVPGVVFVLPDSYIDPVNKEYGGDKYENGIITPRPPPIHYGRNQGGRFRQQNRNPDQPRYDRQGNTTPNQQGNVPYNQQGFAQGDGRNYRPPQNYPPQQNYRQQPPMNNRDYAPRGSDPLHQSSYNQGRQGSYNSQERRDFVQGEHWNYMPPEQRDFRGDHRNYASSQGGNYGQGPSSGYGQNFGQGANPGYGQNFGQGANPDYTQNPGQGYDRGVNPGYGQSFQQGSNFGPGQNYGPGAAADSGQSYGQSANPGYGQTYPGHGGGQGFPQAEQRNVQGEATGSMGQQGR from the exons ATGGCTCTACATCCGCTTCGCCTCCGTCGGACCCTAACCACTCTGACCACTCTCCACCGCAGTCTCTCCCTTCCCACCCCCAGGGTTCCTTCACTTACAGCCCCCGTTTCCAATTCCGACCTTGCGCCACCTCCGTCATCCTTACCATCGTCTTTCTCCATCTTCCAATCTCGATGGTTCAGATCATCGGGGGGTCCCCTTTCATCACCGAGACAGTACAAGCTGTACAAGGAAGGGGATGAGATCACCGAAGATACGGTTCTATTCGAAGGTTGTGATTACAATCATTGGCTCATCGTCGTTGATTTCCCCAAAGATAATAAGCCTCCTCCTGAAGAGATGATTCGTACTTACGAGAATATTTGTGCTCAAGGCCTCGGCATCAG CGTGGAAGAGGCCAAAAAAAGAATATATGCATGTAGCACAACTACTTATCAAGGTTTTCAGGTTTTAATGTCTGAAGAAGAGTCTGAAAAGTTTAATG ATGTACCTGGTGTTGTTTTTGTATTGCCAGATTCTTACATTGACCCAGTTAACAAGGAATATGGAG GAGACAAGTATGAGAATGGTATTATAACACCAAGGCCACCTCCTATCCATTATGGTAGAAACCAAGGCGGTAGGTTCCGTCAACAAAATAGAAACCCTGACCAACCAAGATATGATAGACAAGGAAATACCACTCCGAACCAGCAAGGGAATGTGCCTTACAATCAGCAGGGTTTTGCGCAAGGGGATGGAAGGAACTATAGGCCTCCACAAAATTATCCACCCCAACAAAATTACAGGCAGCAGCCGCCAATGAATAACAGAGATTATGCTCCTAGAGGCTCTGATCCTTTGCATCAGAGCAGTTACAACCAAGGAAGGCAGGGAAGTTATAATTCCCAAGAACGAAGGGACTTCGTTCAAGGAGAGCATTGGAATTATATGCCTCCTGAGCAAAGGGATTTCAGAGGAGATCATAGGAACTATGCATCCTCACAAGGTGGGAATTATGGGCAGGGACCAAGTTCTGGTTATGGACAAAATTTCGGACAGGGGGCAAATCCTGGCTATGGGCAGAATTTTGGGCAAGGGGCAAATCCTGACTATACCCAGAATCCTGGGCAAGGCTACGACCGAGGTGTGAATCCTGGCTATGGGCAGAGTTTTCAGCAAGGATCAAATTTCGGACCTGGTCAGAACTATGGCCCTGGAGCAGCTGCTGACTCTGGGCAGAGTTATGGACAGAGTGCAAATCCTGGGTATGGACAAACTTACCCAGGGCATGGAGGTGGTCAAGGATTCCCACAGGCAGAGCAGAGAAATGTGCAAGGAGAGGCAACTGGATCAATGGGGCAACAA GGAAGATAA